One segment of Sesamum indicum cultivar Zhongzhi No. 13 linkage group LG4, S_indicum_v1.0, whole genome shotgun sequence DNA contains the following:
- the LOC105159820 gene encoding STOREKEEPER protein-like: MRPQRLSFSTDGEDEEDKQQTLNEADDSDSDSESEEEECTAALPPKKPKLNLPREEEVPVPRKDESECSSSSASNFIIAPAAKPSEKNTPFSKIFSEEDEISLLKGLAIFWADGRNNKWTEFYNFIKDSLPHQFTRTQVSEKIRRLKGKFENNFKRARANGGWLDFSDAHESAVFEVSKTLWGEDENEAGDKHAQKEKETPQRGDRSRSQKKRKRAGKEHDAEKEIVKNQKQVGKIGKEEFASAYPLLSSSLDENGYSNIIKEKFLLIGREKAQELEEKWRDVKAAELRLELKRIDLIRRDLHNLL, encoded by the coding sequence ATGAGGCCCCAGCGTCTGAGTTTCAGTACAGATGGAGAAGACGAAGAAGATAAGCAACAAACTCTTAACGAGGCAGACGATTCTGACTCAGACTCCGAAAGCGAAGAAGAGGAATGCACAGCAGCGTTGCCCCCGAAGAAGCCCAAGTTGAATCTGCCGCGTGAAGAAGAAGTACCCGTACCTCGAAAAGACGAGTCGGAATGCTCTTCCTCATCTGCGTCCAATTTCATTATCGCGCCTGCCGCAAAACCCAGCGAGAAGAACACCCCTTTCTCTAAAATATTCTCCGAAGAGGATGAAATTTCTCTGCTTAAAGGCCTCGCCATTTTCTGGGCTGACGGGAGGAACAACAAGTGGACCGAGTTTTACAACTTCATCAAGGACAGTCTTCCGCATCAGTTTACGAGAACTCAGGTGTCTGAGAAGATTCGTAGGCTCAAGGGGAAGTTtgaaaacaattttaaaagagcTCGCGCCAATGGTGGCTGGCTTGATTTCTCGGATGCCCATGAGTCCGCCGTGTTTGAGGTGTCGAAGACACTGTGGGGAGAAGATGAAAACGAAGCTGGGGATAAACATgctcaaaaagaaaaggagacaCCACAAAGGGGAGACAGAAGCAGATCccaaaagaagagaaaaagggcTGGGAAAGAGCATGATGCAGAAAAAGAGATAGTGAAGAACCAAAAACAAGTGGGGAAGATTGGCAAAGAGGAGTTTGCTTCTGCGTACCCACTCTTGTCATCGTCtttggatgaaaatggatATTCCAACATCATCAAGGAGAAATTTCTATTGATTGGCAGAGAGAAGGCACAAGAGCTGGAAGAGAAGTGGAGGGATGTGAAAGCTGCAGAGCTTAGACTGGAGCTTAAAAGGATTGATTTGATTAGGAGGGACTTACACAATCTACTCTGA